One Roseimaritima multifibrata DNA window includes the following coding sequences:
- a CDS encoding Na/Pi cotransporter family protein: MIFELVGGLGIFLLGMKNMSDGMQAVAGNSLRRLIGAVTNHRLFATFVGVLVTCVVQSSSITTVMVVGFVNSGVMQLTQAAGVIMGANIGTTITGWILVLKIGKYGLPLLGVAAFGYLFSRSDRWRYWAMFAMGIGMIFFGLEVMKDACSIIKEIPDFEAWFAKFNADTYWGVMKCALVGCVLTTMVQSSSATLGITISLATQGVISYPTAAALILGENIGTTITALLASLGATTNARRASYFHVIFNLMGVMWITCIFGWYIDFIQRMLLNINGVDVNSAVMVNGVATYPHTVAAIAATHTVFNVANTLLFMPFLNPIVRLLERVVPSRGFKEKPRLTDLDIRILETPLLAIEQSRKEILKMGDGCQKMLVWLLELMHADEPDKKLGDRLKQRERVLDSVQDEVTEFVTGLLAGNVSHAVAEECRLQLRVADEYESISDYVVDLDKFDRKLRRDGFRFTESQRVDLGHLNQSVRDYVEAVHDALRSENHNVLNSTEASSKRIRDEVKSLRRKHLEELSAGTIPPVVSVAFMASLNAYIRVRDHARNVAETLVTEK, from the coding sequence ATGATTTTTGAACTCGTCGGCGGCTTGGGGATTTTTTTGCTGGGCATGAAAAACATGTCAGACGGAATGCAGGCAGTTGCGGGAAATAGTCTGCGGCGATTAATCGGGGCGGTCACCAACCATCGTTTGTTTGCGACGTTTGTTGGAGTTCTTGTCACCTGTGTCGTGCAATCCAGTTCGATCACCACGGTGATGGTGGTTGGATTTGTCAACAGCGGAGTGATGCAGTTAACCCAGGCGGCCGGGGTCATTATGGGGGCCAATATCGGCACCACGATTACCGGCTGGATCCTGGTTCTGAAAATTGGGAAGTATGGGTTGCCGCTGTTAGGCGTCGCAGCCTTTGGGTATCTCTTTTCACGCAGCGATCGATGGCGTTACTGGGCCATGTTTGCGATGGGAATCGGGATGATCTTCTTTGGTCTAGAGGTGATGAAAGACGCATGTTCGATCATCAAAGAGATCCCTGATTTCGAAGCTTGGTTCGCCAAGTTCAACGCCGATACCTACTGGGGTGTTATGAAATGTGCGTTGGTTGGATGCGTGCTGACGACGATGGTTCAGTCTTCGTCGGCGACGCTTGGGATTACGATCTCGCTGGCCACGCAGGGAGTGATCTCCTATCCGACGGCTGCCGCACTTATTTTGGGCGAAAACATCGGGACGACGATCACCGCGTTGTTGGCTTCGCTGGGGGCGACGACCAACGCTCGGCGGGCATCTTACTTCCATGTGATCTTTAACCTGATGGGGGTCATGTGGATCACCTGCATCTTCGGTTGGTATATCGATTTCATTCAACGCATGTTGTTGAACATTAATGGAGTCGATGTCAATTCGGCGGTGATGGTTAACGGAGTCGCTACCTACCCGCATACGGTGGCTGCGATTGCGGCGACGCATACCGTGTTTAACGTCGCCAACACGTTGCTCTTCATGCCGTTTCTAAATCCGATCGTGCGACTGTTGGAACGCGTGGTTCCGTCACGCGGGTTCAAGGAGAAACCGCGTTTGACGGATCTTGATATTCGGATCTTAGAAACTCCGTTGTTGGCAATCGAGCAGTCTCGAAAAGAAATTTTGAAGATGGGGGACGGCTGCCAAAAGATGTTGGTATGGTTGCTGGAATTGATGCACGCAGATGAACCGGATAAGAAGTTGGGGGACCGTTTGAAACAGCGGGAACGGGTCCTTGATTCGGTTCAAGACGAGGTCACTGAATTCGTTACCGGCTTGTTGGCGGGAAATGTGTCGCATGCGGTCGCAGAAGAATGTCGACTTCAGCTTCGAGTTGCAGACGAGTATGAATCGATCAGCGACTATGTCGTCGATCTGGATAAATTCGATCGCAAGCTAAGACGTGACGGATTCCGCTTTACCGAATCCCAGCGAGTCGATTTGGGACACCTGAATCAGAGTGTTCGCGATTACGTTGAAGCGGTCCATGACGCGCTCCGTTCTGAGAATCACAACGTGTTGAACAGTACGGAAGCAAGTTCGAAACGAATTCGTGATGAAGTAAAATCATTGCGAAGGAAACACTTGGAAGAGCTCTCCGCGGGGACCATTCCACCGGTTGTCAGTGTTGCCTTTATGGCTTCGTTGAATGCATACATTCGGGTACGCGACCACGCCAGGAATGTTGCCGAAACATTGGTTACCGAGAAGTGA
- a CDS encoding long-chain-fatty-acid--CoA ligase translates to MCKLAYAAMDDCDTLDQATRSLAKRFGNRPAFQLDDQVVDFEQIDRASDQVAEGLRAEGLSPGDRIAIVAKDCIAGYEILLGCAKAGCVLVPLNWKLSGEELKNILHDSRAKLVFADDTGSTKLAGFEIHPRPLSGYPAWRDSQPQIRASFQANAETPIVQIYTSGTTGIPKGVVLAHRTFFDLRRGMRQMGDDWMGLTAKDRLLLSLPQFHIGGLWWAVQGYLVGAMGVLMESFVGWKALELIEKSQVTQVPMVPAMIQFCLAEPSFDSTDLSSVRGFLYGGSPISSELLRTVQHKFLNAEFFQIYGLTETGNMAVCLRPADHGNDRLAHAAGRPLPGVDCKIVGVNGNELPANQTGEICLRTPSLMLEYWNRPDETNATSIDGWLKTGDAGYVNEEGYLFVSDRIKDMIIYAGENLFPTEIESALLRHEAIRDAAVIGVPDPKWGESPKAFVVLNETVEKPRIRDLMKFAKSQLAEFKVPKSFEFVTDLPRNPSGKILKSEIRRPYWQNQNRKVN, encoded by the coding sequence ATGTGCAAGCTAGCGTATGCCGCGATGGACGACTGCGATACGTTGGACCAAGCCACTCGTTCTCTGGCCAAACGATTTGGCAATCGTCCTGCATTTCAACTGGACGACCAGGTCGTCGATTTTGAGCAGATCGACCGCGCATCGGATCAAGTTGCGGAGGGCCTGCGCGCCGAAGGGCTCTCGCCGGGAGACCGAATCGCAATCGTCGCCAAAGACTGTATCGCAGGATACGAAATCCTCTTGGGATGTGCCAAAGCAGGTTGCGTGTTGGTTCCGCTGAACTGGAAGCTATCAGGGGAAGAACTGAAAAACATTCTCCACGACAGTCGTGCCAAACTTGTCTTCGCAGACGACACAGGATCGACCAAACTTGCCGGGTTCGAGATTCACCCTCGACCGCTTTCGGGATATCCCGCTTGGCGAGATTCGCAGCCTCAGATCCGCGCGTCCTTCCAGGCGAATGCCGAAACTCCGATCGTCCAGATCTATACATCCGGCACCACAGGCATTCCCAAAGGAGTCGTGCTGGCACATCGGACATTCTTTGATCTGCGGCGCGGGATGCGACAGATGGGTGACGACTGGATGGGTCTAACAGCCAAGGACCGACTTTTGCTTTCACTACCCCAGTTCCACATCGGTGGTCTGTGGTGGGCGGTTCAAGGCTACTTGGTCGGAGCAATGGGCGTCTTAATGGAATCTTTTGTCGGCTGGAAAGCCCTTGAGTTGATTGAAAAATCCCAGGTCACTCAAGTCCCAATGGTCCCGGCAATGATTCAATTCTGCTTAGCCGAACCATCGTTTGATTCGACCGACCTGTCCAGCGTGCGTGGATTTTTGTACGGCGGTTCGCCGATCTCCTCCGAATTGCTTCGCACGGTTCAACATAAATTTTTGAATGCTGAATTCTTCCAGATCTACGGTTTAACAGAAACCGGAAATATGGCCGTCTGTTTGCGTCCTGCCGACCACGGTAATGATCGCCTGGCACACGCAGCAGGACGTCCACTGCCGGGAGTCGATTGCAAAATCGTCGGGGTGAATGGAAATGAATTACCTGCAAATCAAACCGGAGAAATTTGCCTTAGAACTCCCTCTTTAATGCTGGAGTACTGGAACCGCCCCGACGAAACCAACGCCACCAGCATAGATGGGTGGCTGAAGACAGGTGACGCTGGCTACGTCAACGAAGAGGGCTACTTATTCGTAAGCGACAGGATCAAGGACATGATCATCTACGCCGGCGAAAACCTTTTCCCTACGGAGATTGAATCCGCTCTCCTGCGACACGAAGCGATCCGCGACGCAGCGGTGATTGGCGTACCCGACCCGAAATGGGGTGAATCCCCTAAGGCATTTGTGGTGTTAAACGAAACCGTTGAAAAACCACGAATCCGCGATCTGATGAAGTTCGCCAAGTCCCAACTTGCTGAATTTAAGGTACCCAAATCATTCGAATTCGTAACCGACCTCCCGCGAAACCCCAGCGGCAAAATTCTCAAATCTGAAATCCGACGGCCTTATTGGCAAAACCAAAATCGAAAGGTGAACTAA
- a CDS encoding group II truncated hemoglobin, with protein MADETIYVLLGGETGLRALVDRFYDLMAELPETREILEMHPADLAVSRDKLFKFLSGFFGGPSLYIQEYGHPMLRARHMPFAIGDHARDQWMLCMNQAIDELVPDKLLADHLKASFRRTADHMRNKQDLA; from the coding sequence ATGGCTGACGAAACGATCTATGTGCTACTTGGCGGTGAAACAGGTCTCCGTGCGCTGGTGGATCGATTCTATGATTTGATGGCAGAGCTTCCGGAGACACGAGAGATTCTGGAAATGCACCCCGCGGACCTTGCGGTTTCTCGCGACAAACTATTTAAATTCTTGTCCGGGTTTTTCGGGGGGCCCTCTTTGTATATCCAAGAATACGGGCACCCGATGTTGCGCGCACGGCACATGCCATTCGCCATTGGTGACCACGCCCGTGACCAATGGATGTTGTGTATGAATCAAGCGATTGATGAATTGGTCCCAGACAAATTGCTGGCCGATCACTTGAAAGCAAGTTTCCGGCGAACGGCCGATCACATGCGAAACAAGCAGGATTTGGCTTAG
- a CDS encoding mechanosensitive ion channel domain-containing protein produces the protein MSFLLPPFFGPILRVLPCLPGQRSLTPELVLVVVALIGVNAIPTSAQSPGFPRTFSNKTLEVPALETSPNRPTFRQANNQSSSRPSIFAKQPSPFERFESEESGPPSSPATTPILDTNLWDVQPNQSVPYGLDVIETARQSAEQFRRIAAASTPVAADIANENAAYADQWVALAESHRQLSARIHETNSKYNTTTKDLEDVQAKLTQYGLTPTVGMLLRHKKDQLDAWQVQDSQTFFAGQELQNLRQKQLELEIIPFDGSDPNAQARTIFAAAGLSTTAADQAAVVTQVETLLEQRSKWLQSLQQGYQDYRHKLGELDSTTAASIKLCTRYRDLIDSHITWIPSDEPLSTNDFRKISRGTAAMLDSRHSSNLGYSITRKWQGSPGLGISLLLGMLVILLLRWRAKSWLIGIGNGNEKVMRGATADTRKVAASFLTVFVAFTIPGIFYAFASWLGSGLVSEASLQASSAFYALSLVALLIELPRQLLRNHGYVDRHVDVQLPRRQRASMYLTLTGIGLALAAYGISLSGEIDHGLWRGSLARFAFIATMLLVTWTAHLGLRPNGGFLEPLVARFGGSVLYRIRIVFYLFGIGFPIAMIALSSLGYGFTAKVLITRAIFTLVGILVSVTLWGAIKILSATAWELLTGAPASTTAGAYDEDGQITMVQPSSAAASGLLNEHFLELKHHLAFLCQCALVVAAVVSFAWLWLDIFPNARMGNPVVWTVHDTVTQSTTNAAGQVISSNVLESTPITALHLLLAAGTLFVAFQLAKLLPALFDALVLQRVSFDEGMEHFSLVLGRCLLFGVGCFFAGSWIGIRWQTIQWLAVGLAIGLGFGLQDMVRNLFGGFIVLFEKPARLGDLITVGKVTGRVAAQKLRTTVLADDEGRELIVPNKNFVSEDVVNWLGAGRLNVIPIEVAVSREERPADICRTLQELVIEQPDVLLTPAPQATLICVGKRSQRIEVRAWIEEGQEPTAYRESLLRLVTRFLRERNLLSDDQPTQPDMPETSAARMRDPFRSKSQSTRRRSA, from the coding sequence ATGTCTTTTCTACTCCCTCCATTCTTTGGCCCCATCTTACGCGTTTTGCCTTGCCTTCCAGGACAAAGGTCTTTGACGCCGGAATTGGTTCTTGTTGTCGTCGCTCTGATCGGCGTGAACGCAATTCCAACCTCAGCGCAATCGCCCGGCTTCCCACGAACCTTCTCGAATAAAACGCTTGAGGTTCCCGCACTCGAAACCTCCCCAAACCGGCCAACATTCAGACAAGCCAACAACCAGTCGTCCAGCCGTCCCAGCATTTTCGCAAAACAGCCTTCCCCGTTCGAACGTTTCGAATCAGAGGAGAGTGGGCCCCCGTCATCGCCAGCGACGACACCTATCCTGGACACCAATCTCTGGGACGTTCAGCCAAACCAAAGTGTTCCTTACGGTCTGGACGTCATCGAAACGGCTCGCCAAAGTGCCGAACAATTTCGCCGCATCGCCGCAGCTTCGACTCCGGTTGCAGCGGACATCGCAAATGAGAATGCCGCGTATGCCGATCAGTGGGTCGCGTTGGCAGAATCCCATAGGCAGCTTTCGGCTCGAATCCACGAAACCAATTCAAAATACAATACCACCACGAAAGATCTAGAAGACGTCCAAGCGAAACTGACACAATACGGACTGACGCCAACGGTCGGCATGTTGCTGCGGCACAAGAAAGACCAACTGGACGCGTGGCAAGTTCAGGATTCGCAAACTTTCTTTGCTGGGCAAGAACTACAGAACCTGCGTCAAAAACAGCTTGAGCTAGAGATCATTCCCTTTGATGGCAGCGATCCGAATGCCCAAGCCAGGACGATCTTTGCGGCCGCCGGACTGAGCACCACAGCCGCGGATCAAGCCGCTGTGGTTACGCAGGTTGAAACTTTACTGGAACAACGCAGCAAGTGGTTGCAATCCCTTCAACAGGGATACCAAGACTATCGGCATAAACTTGGCGAGCTGGATTCAACCACCGCGGCATCGATCAAACTGTGCACGCGTTACCGCGATCTGATCGACAGTCACATCACATGGATTCCCAGTGACGAACCACTCAGCACCAATGACTTCCGAAAAATCAGTCGCGGCACCGCCGCGATGCTCGATTCCCGTCACAGTTCCAATCTTGGTTATTCGATCACCCGAAAATGGCAGGGGTCGCCAGGCCTTGGAATCAGCCTCCTGTTAGGGATGCTTGTGATTCTACTTTTGCGTTGGCGCGCGAAGTCTTGGCTGATTGGAATCGGGAACGGAAACGAGAAAGTGATGCGCGGTGCTACGGCCGACACTCGCAAAGTTGCCGCCTCTTTCTTAACCGTGTTTGTCGCATTCACGATTCCAGGAATCTTCTATGCATTCGCTAGTTGGCTTGGGAGCGGTCTGGTTTCCGAAGCTTCACTGCAAGCATCGAGTGCGTTTTACGCCCTCAGTCTAGTCGCCCTGCTGATCGAACTCCCCCGACAACTGCTACGCAATCATGGTTATGTCGATCGACACGTGGATGTCCAACTGCCACGTCGGCAACGTGCCAGCATGTATTTAACACTGACCGGAATCGGACTGGCTTTGGCTGCCTATGGAATTTCGCTTTCAGGCGAAATCGACCACGGTCTGTGGCGCGGGTCGCTGGCTCGCTTTGCGTTTATCGCCACCATGTTGTTGGTGACATGGACTGCCCATCTGGGACTGCGTCCCAACGGTGGCTTCCTTGAACCTCTAGTCGCACGGTTCGGCGGCAGCGTCCTCTACCGCATTCGAATTGTCTTCTATCTATTTGGTATCGGCTTTCCGATCGCCATGATTGCCCTGTCGTCCCTGGGCTATGGGTTCACGGCCAAAGTGTTGATCACACGAGCGATCTTTACCTTAGTCGGAATCCTGGTTTCGGTAACGCTATGGGGAGCGATCAAAATCCTTTCGGCAACCGCCTGGGAACTGCTGACCGGAGCCCCCGCTTCGACGACGGCAGGGGCCTACGATGAAGATGGCCAGATCACCATGGTCCAGCCCAGCTCCGCCGCAGCATCCGGTCTCCTCAACGAACATTTTCTTGAACTGAAACATCACTTGGCATTCCTTTGTCAATGTGCTTTGGTCGTGGCCGCTGTCGTTTCGTTCGCTTGGCTTTGGCTGGACATTTTTCCCAACGCACGGATGGGGAACCCTGTGGTTTGGACCGTCCATGATACGGTCACCCAATCAACGACCAACGCGGCTGGACAGGTCATCAGCAGCAATGTGCTTGAATCGACACCGATTACGGCGTTGCATCTTTTACTTGCTGCGGGGACCCTTTTTGTTGCTTTCCAATTGGCCAAACTTTTACCGGCTCTGTTCGATGCCTTGGTGTTGCAACGGGTTTCCTTCGACGAAGGAATGGAACACTTTTCCCTTGTCCTTGGACGTTGCCTTCTGTTCGGGGTGGGTTGTTTTTTCGCGGGTTCATGGATTGGGATCCGCTGGCAAACGATCCAGTGGCTTGCCGTCGGTTTAGCGATCGGTTTAGGTTTTGGACTTCAAGACATGGTGAGAAACCTGTTTGGTGGTTTCATCGTCCTGTTCGAGAAACCTGCCCGTCTGGGAGACCTGATCACGGTTGGTAAAGTCACCGGGCGTGTCGCCGCCCAAAAACTAAGAACCACCGTACTGGCGGACGATGAGGGACGAGAGCTGATTGTCCCTAACAAGAATTTCGTCAGCGAAGATGTTGTCAACTGGCTTGGTGCTGGTCGTCTGAATGTGATCCCGATCGAAGTTGCTGTTTCCCGCGAGGAACGTCCTGCCGACATTTGCCGAACGCTACAAGAATTGGTGATCGAGCAACCGGACGTTTTGCTCACCCCCGCGCCGCAGGCCACCCTCATCTGCGTCGGTAAACGTTCACAACGTATCGAGGTTCGAGCCTGGATCGAAGAGGGACAGGAACCGACCGCTTACCGTGAATCGTTGCTACGCCTGGTGACGCGATTCCTGCGTGAACGAAACCTTCTATCCGACGACCAACCGACGCAACCGGACATGCCAGAAACGTCTGCCGCCCGGATGCGTGATCCATTCCGGTCCAAATCGCAGAGCACACGTCGAAGAAGCGCATAA
- a CDS encoding cysteine hydrolase family protein, with product MKRALLVIDVQREYFDGAFPIRHPAGHLDSILQTMDAAQSAGLTTIVVRHHQPAPESPVFQKGGEMWQLHEQVESRPRDLLLDKSLPGSFTGTPLEAFLREREIETVCIAGYMTQICCDTTARQAFHRGFKVEFLSDATGTLDISNEAGSVTAEQMHESILVAQQMFISDVIDREEWTSRISGDA from the coding sequence ATGAAACGCGCGTTGTTGGTTATCGACGTACAGCGAGAGTATTTTGATGGGGCATTCCCAATCCGCCATCCCGCGGGGCATCTTGATTCGATCCTGCAAACGATGGACGCTGCTCAGTCCGCGGGTCTTACCACCATTGTCGTACGACACCATCAACCCGCCCCAGAATCCCCTGTCTTCCAGAAAGGGGGTGAAATGTGGCAATTGCATGAGCAAGTGGAATCGCGTCCTCGAGACCTTCTGCTTGATAAATCGCTGCCCGGGTCGTTTACCGGAACCCCCTTGGAAGCTTTTTTGCGCGAACGTGAAATCGAAACAGTCTGTATTGCCGGTTACATGACGCAGATTTGCTGCGACACGACCGCACGCCAAGCTTTTCACCGCGGTTTTAAAGTCGAATTCCTGAGCGATGCGACGGGGACCTTGGACATTTCCAACGAAGCAGGCTCCGTCACCGCCGAACAGATGCACGAATCCATCCTGGTCGCCCAGCAAATGTTCATCAGCGACGTCATCGATCGCGAAGAATGGACCTCGCGAATCTCCGGCGACGCCTGA
- a CDS encoding DUF1553 domain-containing protein gives MRPIYVALLLVLVSSTAAFAAEPTVRWDFGSEETRPLKAIGNVARDQAGPRSPEFPDMSSDNTAVRVDAGAYLSIPDPGADSAFDFKNGDPITLEAWVNPAEIREGEPRYIIGKGRTNAPGFARDNQNWALRIVGAEREAKVNFLFATKPVGGGKHWHRWTSKMGFPVNTGWHHVAITYRFGEPESIRGWVNGKPTDGRWDMGGPTVDPPVVDDDEVRIGERFAGMLDAVAIHRAELDDKTLAARFNRVGEERVVRMAPEVMPDMGPVPPGRVLFQLSENMPAGDRWLYDSESWPAESTRWLGDAFLLSRIPVRYDDWGIRSSWKAPLLLRIAGDIELPAGDHRFLVRVRSLSRLWVDGELVAQTKTVRSRGGNLEPIIPIPDPLVPGARLLPFPQQEAFTSFEISPSEQDGPRNVRVVLEVMVGGNRDRTESGEVSVAFQPDGEGPLFVLQPDTSSPLMLTDASVEPVLRQFESDLVAFEDETRRAAAASQDAFWQQRHDLARETVKPKKTADTDSARHPIDRFVASKISKAIGQAAQADEATTEHFHSEVLPILRDQCFRCHGEKEQGGLRLNSREHALGMGESEMRAVVPGDPDGSEMIVRIRDRDMPPTDEGLSDQQIATLEQWVKDGATWPNPPIDPSAVAEAPVVDDASFLRRAYLDTVGVGPDADEARQFLASNDPDKRNKLVERLLQDERYADNWISLWMDVLAENPTLLNQSLNSTGPFRWFLHDSLRDGKSLDRMVTELLLMRGSRHEGGSAGFAMAGENDSPMAAKGHIVASAFLGIELQCARCHDSPYHSTTQEDLYSLAAMLNRKSLAPPKTSRVPDAFFEGIGRESLIRVTLKPDVQVEPKWPFASFTGVEDGPHIDSLMRDPKDTRERLAALVTSPENHRFAQVVVNHLWNRLLGAGLVMPVNDWEGKTPSHPELLQWLADELVTHDYDLRHVIQQIMTSQTYQRQAIGRNQQATAEQRFFNAPDPRRLVAEQIVDSMFAASGQRMDTGELTFVHDGAEPITARQTLGSPTRAWMFAGLNNERDRPSLSLPRAQPIADVLEAFGWTGTRQQPIMQRESEPNLLQPGILANGTLSMSLTRAADQSQLAEWALKASTPDELLDTLFLQFLARYPSEQERAELLPALANRFDSRVVPADQVIRPTPLPPLPQSTWSNHLVPEANDIQEELQARVRRGPAVDPRLQPEWREVYEDIVWSLVNHREFAWIP, from the coding sequence ATGCGTCCCATTTACGTTGCCCTCCTGCTAGTACTCGTTTCGTCCACCGCTGCGTTTGCAGCCGAGCCGACCGTTCGTTGGGATTTCGGCAGCGAAGAAACTAGGCCGCTAAAAGCGATAGGCAACGTAGCACGCGATCAAGCCGGTCCGCGTTCCCCTGAATTCCCTGACATGTCGTCCGACAATACGGCGGTACGTGTCGATGCTGGAGCCTACCTGTCGATTCCCGATCCGGGAGCAGACAGTGCATTCGATTTTAAGAACGGCGATCCCATTACTCTTGAAGCGTGGGTGAACCCCGCCGAAATCCGCGAAGGCGAGCCGCGATACATTATCGGGAAGGGACGCACCAATGCCCCCGGGTTTGCACGCGATAATCAGAACTGGGCATTGCGAATCGTGGGGGCTGAACGCGAAGCCAAGGTGAACTTCCTGTTCGCAACCAAACCAGTTGGCGGCGGCAAACACTGGCACCGCTGGACTTCTAAAATGGGCTTTCCTGTGAATACGGGTTGGCACCACGTGGCGATCACTTACCGCTTTGGTGAACCGGAATCGATCCGCGGCTGGGTCAACGGGAAACCGACCGACGGTCGCTGGGATATGGGCGGCCCAACAGTCGATCCGCCGGTCGTCGATGACGATGAAGTCCGCATCGGCGAACGTTTCGCTGGCATGTTGGATGCGGTCGCCATCCATCGCGCGGAGCTGGATGACAAAACTTTGGCCGCTCGATTTAATCGCGTCGGAGAAGAACGCGTTGTTCGAATGGCACCCGAGGTCATGCCCGACATGGGGCCGGTTCCGCCAGGTCGCGTCCTGTTTCAATTGTCCGAAAATATGCCCGCGGGCGACCGCTGGTTGTACGATAGTGAATCGTGGCCAGCCGAATCGACACGTTGGCTGGGCGATGCGTTTCTGCTGTCGCGGATCCCCGTTCGGTATGACGACTGGGGCATTCGTTCCAGCTGGAAGGCTCCGTTGCTGTTGCGGATTGCCGGGGATATCGAATTGCCCGCCGGTGACCATCGCTTCCTCGTTCGCGTTCGTTCTCTCAGTCGATTGTGGGTCGATGGTGAATTGGTCGCTCAGACCAAAACGGTGCGCAGCCGTGGCGGCAATCTTGAACCGATCATTCCGATCCCCGATCCGTTGGTACCGGGCGCCCGCTTGCTGCCGTTCCCTCAGCAAGAAGCATTCACGTCTTTCGAAATTTCGCCATCGGAACAGGACGGCCCGCGTAACGTACGCGTTGTGTTGGAAGTTATGGTTGGGGGCAATCGAGATCGGACCGAATCGGGTGAAGTGAGTGTGGCGTTTCAGCCGGACGGTGAAGGTCCTTTGTTTGTGCTGCAGCCGGACACGTCCTCACCGTTGATGTTGACCGATGCGTCGGTCGAACCGGTCCTGCGTCAGTTCGAATCCGACCTCGTCGCGTTCGAGGATGAAACACGCCGTGCCGCTGCCGCTTCGCAAGACGCCTTCTGGCAGCAACGGCACGATCTGGCGAGAGAAACCGTGAAGCCCAAGAAGACAGCGGACACCGATTCCGCCAGGCATCCTATCGACCGCTTTGTGGCTAGTAAAATTTCAAAAGCGATCGGCCAAGCGGCTCAGGCCGACGAGGCGACAACCGAGCATTTCCATAGCGAAGTCCTACCGATTTTGCGTGATCAGTGTTTCCGTTGCCACGGCGAAAAGGAACAAGGTGGCCTCCGGCTGAACTCTCGCGAGCACGCGCTGGGAATGGGCGAGTCTGAAATGCGGGCGGTCGTTCCAGGGGATCCCGACGGCAGTGAAATGATCGTTCGGATCCGTGATCGCGATATGCCCCCCACCGACGAAGGTCTGAGCGATCAGCAGATCGCGACGCTTGAACAGTGGGTCAAAGATGGTGCCACCTGGCCCAATCCTCCGATCGATCCATCCGCAGTGGCCGAAGCGCCGGTGGTGGATGATGCCTCGTTCCTCCGACGTGCGTACCTAGATACCGTTGGCGTCGGTCCAGATGCCGACGAAGCCCGTCAATTTTTGGCCAGCAACGATCCCGATAAACGCAACAAACTAGTCGAGCGATTGCTGCAGGACGAACGGTATGCAGACAACTGGATCAGTTTGTGGATGGACGTGTTGGCCGAAAACCCGACTCTCCTGAATCAATCGCTCAATTCGACCGGCCCGTTCCGCTGGTTCCTGCACGATTCGCTGCGAGACGGCAAGTCATTAGACCGGATGGTGACGGAATTGTTGCTGATGCGTGGTAGTCGTCACGAAGGCGGGAGTGCCGGATTTGCGATGGCTGGTGAAAACGATTCGCCGATGGCGGCGAAAGGGCATATCGTGGCATCGGCCTTTCTGGGCATCGAACTGCAATGTGCGCGATGTCACGATTCGCCTTACCACAGCACGACTCAAGAAGATTTGTATTCGCTGGCCGCGATGTTGAACCGTAAGTCGTTGGCTCCACCCAAAACCAGCCGCGTCCCGGATGCCTTTTTTGAAGGGATCGGACGTGAATCCCTGATCCGGGTAACCTTGAAACCGGACGTGCAAGTTGAACCGAAGTGGCCGTTCGCTTCGTTCACCGGCGTCGAAGACGGACCGCACATCGACTCGCTCATGCGTGACCCGAAGGACACGCGTGAACGGTTGGCGGCGCTGGTCACTTCGCCCGAGAACCACCGTTTTGCACAGGTGGTCGTCAACCATTTGTGGAATCGACTGTTGGGGGCCGGTTTGGTGATGCCTGTCAACGACTGGGAAGGCAAAACGCCCAGCCATCCGGAACTGCTGCAATGGTTGGCAGATGAGTTGGTTACACACGATTACGACTTGCGGCACGTGATTCAGCAGATCATGACATCGCAAACCTATCAACGCCAAGCGATCGGCCGCAATCAACAGGCTACCGCCGAACAGCGTTTCTTTAACGCTCCGGATCCGCGTCGCTTGGTGGCTGAACAAATTGTTGATTCGATGTTCGCCGCGTCTGGTCAGCGCATGGATACGGGAGAATTGACGTTCGTGCACGACGGAGCCGAACCGATTACTGCGCGTCAGACCTTGGGATCGCCGACGCGAGCCTGGATGTTTGCCGGGTTAAATAACGAGCGGGACCGTCCTAGTTTGTCTCTGCCTCGAGCCCAGCCGATCGCCGACGTATTGGAAGCGTTTGGTTGGACCGGCACCCGGCAGCAACCGATCATGCAGCGTGAATCCGAACCGAACCTGCTGCAGCCGGGAATCCTGGCCAATGGTACGCTGTCGATGTCGCTCACCCGTGCGGCCGACCAGAGTCAACTGGCGGAATGGGCACTCAAGGCTTCAACGCCCGACGAATTGTTAGACACATTGTTCCTGCAGTTCCTGGCTCGTTACCCCAGTGAGCAGGAACGAGCCGAGTTGTTGCCAGCGTTGGCGAACCGATTTGATTCCCGCGTGGTTCCTGCGGATCAAGTGATTCGGCCGACTCCCCTGCCGCCGCTGCCGCAATCGACTTGGTCGAACCACTTGGTCCCCGAAGCCAACGATATCCAAGAAGAATTGCAGGCTCGCGTGCGTCGTGGCCCTGCAGTTGATCCGCGACTCCAGCCTGAGTGGCGTGAAGTCTACGAAGATATCGTATGGAGTTTGGTAAACCATCGCGAGTTTGCTTGGATTCCTTAG